The Balearica regulorum gibbericeps isolate bBalReg1 chromosome 5, bBalReg1.pri, whole genome shotgun sequence genomic interval CCGTTCGGGCTGGGGAAGGTGAGTTGAGATGCTCCGTCTCCACCAATCCCACCACATGCAGCGGATGGAGGAGCCCAGGTGATCCTTATCCTCCCACAATTCTCCccaggaaaaaggcaaacatcCCCCGCTGAGGAATGAAAtgcccagtgaaaggacaagcTGGTCTTTGGGTGGAAGGAGCTGAAGTGCCTCTAAACCCATCCTTTGGGTGGAGAAGGAGACTTCTTTGCGATTTTGGgttgctggagcagagaggggcAGTACTTACCGAGGCACCGAGGCATGCGGCTCCTCCCCGGGATCGTCCTGGTCGAAGGAGCATCCCCGGAGGGTGAcgcagcccagctcagcccactgcctgatgcagaaggaaagagccATTTGGTCGTACAGGGTCAAGTTGACGTCCTGCAAGTCTAGGTCGGTGAAACGACCCAACGCACTTTGCACGAAGCTTTCCTCGTTCATCTCAAACAAAAAGTGGAAAGTGTCCAAGTCTGAAACCTTCAGCGCTTGGCTGGGATGGGAGATGCCTCTGTGCCTCCCCTGAAGCCACCTCAGCATATCTTCCCTGGCTTGCGGTGAAATTCTGCACCCGATGATTTTGTCCGCATACTCTATTGATTTTTGGCTTACCAGACCAAACAGGAAGCGCACCATCAAGTTCAAATCCTTCCTGGACTTGCTATAGCTTTCGAATAACATATTTACGTCCTTCACGAGAGCCCCCGAGTCACCGACCATTTCCTCGTTGTCCTCCAGGACGTAAAACATCGCTGCAAAAAACTCCTGGAGGTGCAGGTGAGTGAAGCTGTAGGTGTTCTCATGGTCTAGGCCTTTCTTTGAGACCTCCTCATtgaggaagagggggagaagGTCCGGCTGGTCCAAGCCACGGTCCTTGATTTCCCTCTCCTCAAAGAGGACCTTGTGCTTCCAGATGCCATCAGCGGCCAAGGAGCCGAGCTTGTGCAGGAACTGCTGGAGGTCCTGCGGGTTGTCCCTGCTTCTGCACTTCATTAACCGGGAGAGGTAAAAGACGCTCATCTGCGTGGTGGCTTTAGAGCACTCGACgaggtttttcttcttgtgaagCTCTTGTTCAAGGATGGTGCAGACGGTCCAGCTCATGACAGGGATGACACACAAGCTGTAGAGGATCTCGTTGCCCCTGGCAAACCTGAAGGCCGCATCGGCTTCACTGTAGTTCTCAAAATACCTGTGGAAATACTGCTCCCTCATGGCTGCCGACAATCCCAGTATTTCGGCGTAATACTGGCCCTCCAGGCACCGCCCCAGGCTTTGAAGGGCTGTTGGCCTCGTGGTGATGAGCAAGGAGGACTTGGGGAGAAGAGTCTTCTTCAACAAGCTCATCAGGGTGGTTTCCAGCGGCTTCACTTCTCTGGGGTGGGAGCTCAGCTCATCTGTGGGCTGAACCAAGGAAAGTCCCAGGGCCTCAAAACCATCAAAAATGAACAAGATCTTCTGCTGGTCATCCAGGATCTTCCCAATCGGTGGTGTTCGCCGGTGAGGGCAGCACTTTGAGATGAGGTCTGCCAGGCTCGCTTCCTTGGTGAAGGCAAGGTCTTTACAGTCTATGCAGAAGACGTAGTCAAACTGTGCGTAGAGGGTCCCTTCCACCCACTCCACCATCACCTTCCTGACCGTCATTGTCTTCCCCATCCCCGGGGCCCCCACCAGCACCACGACCTGCAGCGTTTGCCCATCTTCATCGAGTTTAAACAGCGTCTGCGCAGTGACGGTGGCTGCTCCGTTGCAGACCTCGGCACATCCACGGCCGGCGCCCACAGCTTCATGCTCACCTCCGCGCTTGCTCCAAGGTTTCCTGGCGATGGTCAGGTTGGTGTAGCGGCTGCTGACGGACAGGTTCTCCCCGAGACAGGAGTTCACATCTTTGTACCGGAGGAACTCCCGGGCCACGTGCTCTCTGTATTTCCGCTTGTACTCTGCACTGGCGAGAAGCAGAGTCAGTCCCAAGCACAGCCGGATTCCCGAGGAGCTCCTAACCAGCCCAACCGCGCTCCTGACACGCCAACGGGACACTTGTTTCAACGCTTTCCTAAGTCTGGCAGAGGGGATAAGGCCATCGGTCTGTGAGAACTTTGGGCCTCCGTTCAGCTGGGGGGTCCTTCTCTGCTACGTCCCCCCATCATCCTGATCCATCAAGCCCTGTTTTAACCGCCCTGCAATCCCCATCCACCGTGGGAGCAGACGCAATTGCCCGGGGCCACCTGCAGCCTCCGTCCCCCTCTTGCTCGTGCCCCGGAGGCCAAAGGCACCGTCCCCCTCTTGCTCCCGGGGATGCCTGCGGCTCCAAGGCGTTACCCCACGTGAGCTCTGCAGAGATGCCCTGGATCCCCGTCCCAGGAGGAGAGGAtctgcccagctgcctgccaggcgGTGCTGAGAGCTGCAGGCTCTTCtccaggaggagagggagcCCGGCAGTAAGTGGGGAGAGCAAGAGGACAGCCCCCACGCTAACAGGATCACAGCGGGACGTCTTCACGTTCCCAGGCTCCCTGGGAAGCCGAAACCTGCTCTTACCAACTTCTACCTGTCTCCAAGGCCACTCAAGGGAAcaagaggcaaagaaaagcaaaatgtaggCTGGCTTCCTACCTTTCACCTTCTCACCCAGGAGTTTCTCAGCGAGGTCTCTCTGGTTCATCTCTTCGAACAACCTAATCGCTACGTCCATGGCGGTGTCTTCGCTGTAGTTCTTGCCCATGCAGCTGACCAGCGTGCAAGGTTTGGTGGCCTTTGCCAGCGAATCCCTGGGGATATCGTGTCCTCCTTCTGCACAAACCTCCGATAACTTTGTCTTAAACTCCCAAAAGTCTTTAGGTGCGAGACCTTGGAGTGCTTGTAAGAGGACGGCTAATGCACGCTCTTCCCCTGCCATGCCAGGATGTCACCTGAAAATACCAGCGGTTAGAAGTCCCGGCTGTGCCACGGCAAGAGGTTTTGGAGCTGAGCACCGAGTTTGTCCTGTACAGCGCGGTTCTTCCTGCGATGGAAAGACTGGGAACAGTCACCCCAGCTCCGCAAGGTCGGCAGGGCTGCAGATTCCCCCCCCGGGATGCGGCACAGGAGATAGAAAAGCCCCCCAAAAAGCATCGTGGGGGCTTCTAACCAGactgggagctgcagcccctcAGGGCAGAGCCCCTCCGGCCCCAGGGACAGCCCGGTCCCCACCGCCCCGCCTGGCCGGTTCCCCATCCCGCCGTGCCCGCACCGTCCCTCGGCGCAGCGTGGCCGGCCGTGCCGCGATGCACTCACCGCACCGGGCGGCAGGATGGTGGGTGGCTGCCAGAAGGGCTGAGGCGCTGCCCGAAATCCCAGTCCCGCGCGCAGGCAGGTTTCGCTTTTCAATGGCAGCCCAACATCCGGCAcacccttcctccttcctcgCCGCGGGACGACTCGCCAGCCGGCCTCCATAAAACCACCCGGGTGGGCAATTTCCTACCTGAAGGATTCCCGGCAACAAGCCCACAAGGCAGATGctggttttggggagaaaaggcGGCTTTAGGAAAGCGCGCTGATGCTCGCAGATGCCGCAGCCCCTCTGCTGCCTCTCGCCTCCCCGGTGCTGGCAGCTCACCCTCCTCCTAACAACAGGTTGTGGGTTCAACTGAAAAGCCCCTGAATTTCCAACCCTGCCAGAGAAAATGCGCTTTGCTCGGGGTCCCCAAGCCTTTTACTAGCTTGGTAAGAAAAGTCACggaccctcctcctcctcctcctcctcctcctcctcctcctcctcctttgggGTTCCTTATTTCTGCTATcgctcttctcctccccatttcCAATCTCCCGGGTCTTTAGGAGATAAGTGCCATCCCCCGGCTCCTCGGGAGCAGATCTGGCTGGAATTAGTTTCCTGTAAACTCAGGAGAACAGAGGGAAGCTGCAGTTTCCTGCAGGAATTActgcctgctgcagctttcACCCTGGAGTGTCAGGGGGGACACCTCCAAGGGGACCCCATCACGGACAACGTGGAGCTAAATTTAGGTGCTTGCAAAAGCAGAGTAGgatagagaaattaaaaatagctgcGGGAAATGGAGCATTAGACTGTGAGCTGTCAGAGGAAGAGGATTATCCGGGTGATATGtctgaaagggaaaggaaaaaggagctgGGAACAACAGTCCCTGTCCCGGGGCACGTGAGATGGCAAAATAAAGCACAGTGGTGGATTGGAGCGTGGCACTTTGAGAAATGCCTTCACGTTTTAGATCAAACGGGAATGAAATAGCTCAATGCTTCGAGCTTGTCCTACGCCAGCCTTGGCTCCGACGTGCGCTAAGGGGTCAGTTCTGCTGAGTGCGGTGAGCCAGATCGCCCAGCAGGTAGCTGCGAAATCAGCAGCGCAAAGATGGATCCAGAAActgggagaagctggagaagaTTTTTCTGAGCCAATGCAGGATTGCTAAGATACCGGCGGGATGCGGTGCCGTATCCCACCGGCCCTTTGCTGGCGCGGCACCGTGATGAGTCACAGGGACTCGCTGCTCGAAGGTGGAGATCAAACGGAGGGGTGCTGCTACCTCTGCGTtcaggggaaaaggggaaaatttaACATGGGGGCCAAGCAGGACCCGTGACTCGTGGTAACGAGGGGGTGGGCACCGGAgctgaggaggcagaggaatAAGGGATGTTTGGGAAATGGTGatggcagaggggaaaaactCCAACTGGATTACAGATGTGAAGGGCTCTGGAGAGCATTAAAGGATTTAGCAGGAGAtgtgaggaagtgggatggggTTTGCTGGAAGGAGCGATGCACAGCTCAGAGGAGCAGTAGCGGGAGAGCGTGATGCTCCTGCGTCTCTGCCGGCTCCCAGCTGGCCGAAGGCGTCGGTAAGGAGGGTGGCTTCCAGCCGGCACTGCCCGCACAAATGGGTGCCGTACCTGCGGGCACAGGCTCATGCCAGAAACTTGCTCAAACTGTTGTCTCCAGAGACTAAAGAAAAAACCATCTTACGTGGATGGTGTTCCAGCGACCGGAGCTACTGAAGAGGTGAGAGGTACCAAGTTTTAATATGAGTAGACTGAGCAGGATTTGAAGTAGGCGCTGAAGCGCAAGCTGAGGTTAACTACGGGGAATTTCAACTGGCAAGCCAGGAAGACCGATAGGTACAAGAGTGGTTAAAGCTTTGCACAAACTTCAGGCTTTGTCTGATCGCGGCCAGACGGTCTGCAGCATCCTTGCTGGACTCCTTACAGCTCTTGAGATCTGGATCCACCCAGGCTGGGGCCTCACAGTTGAAGCATTGCAAAAATGCTCTACAATAGAAATAACCTGACGACCTTAGTGGGTTTATTCGCTCCCAGGATCAGCCTTGCGGGACAACAATTTGAGGAGAAGCAGCTAGACCTaggttcccccctccccggcaccgGGTCGGCTCCGTGCAGCCGTCAGTGGCGTCACCGCGGGCAGATACCGGCGATGTCGGTAGCACTGCAGGTGGCCGGGGAGCCGCGTGCGGTCGATGCCGATGCCGGGTCCCCGCCTGGGGTGAAACCGCCTCCTTCCTGCCCACGCTGCGAGGCGAGCGCGGGGACACAACTgcaggcagcgcgggcagcgccGCCATGTGCTGCCGGGCTCCGCGAGGGGCTGGGGATGTGCCACCTGCAAACACGGCGGTGAGACGGGGGCTGCTTTGCCTGGGTCCCCCCCGCGGGTCTCCGGGCACCCCCGGGGAGGGCAGCACCCCAAGGAGGGGCGCCGACGTGCCGAGATCTTTGGGCTTTGCCCTGTGCCGGTGCTGCGGGCGGCCCTGTGGAGGCTTTGGTAGGTTTTGGGGTGAATCCTGTCGCCATTGGGACCGGGCTCCTGCCGGGCGCTGGCAGCGGGGTCAGCCCCACGGGGGGACACGGTGGGGAAGGGCCCACGTGCCCCGTGCCGGCGGCAGATGCCTCGGGGGTGGAGCTGGCTCTCCCCGGGGACATCCGGGTGCCGACCCACTGTGGCGAGGTGTGTGACGCCAGAAGCGGAGCCGAGCCTCATATTTGGGCACGGAGCACGTTATTGGAGGCCGGGGCCCCGCCAGCCGGGAGATAACCCACCTGATAACGGCTCGAAAGGTGCTGCCACCTCCATTGGCTCCCGGCTGCGGCGCTGCCTGTATATTACCCGCCCCGCACCGGGGGGGGTCTGGCTCGGCGAGATGGTGCCCGtcggggtgctggggctgctcctgtaTGCTCAGCTCTGTGGGGGTGAgctcccggggtggggggcagccatggggcaggggacaccccgctcccagccccgggCTGGGCTCAGCACCCTCCCTCCGCAGGCACCGGGGAGCTGCGGCTGGTGGACGGCGGCGGGCGCTGTGCCGGCCGGGTGGAGGTGAAGCACGAGGGCGAGTGGGGCTCCGTCTGCATCTACGACCTCGACCGGGATACCAAATGGGCCACCGTGGTGTGCCGGTACCTGGGCTGTGGCCCGGTGGTCAGGTCATCCCCCTACGCCCCGTTCGGGCAGGGCACCGGCCGGATTTGGCTCCAGCCCTTCTTCTGCCAGGGTGACGAGACGATGCTGCAGGAGTGTCCCAACTACGGCTGGGGACAGCACTTCTGTGGCCACAACTGGGACGTGGGGGTGACCTGTGCAGGTGAGGGGAGGGGTGGCCGTGCAGGGACACCCGCCGTGTGCCGGGGCATCCCCCAGCGGGGCTGAGGCCGTGCCGGTGCCCCGGTGCAGAGGCGGTGGAGCTGAGGCTGGTCGGCGGCGGGGGTCCCTGTGCCGGGAGGGTGGAGGTGAAGCTGCAGGGACGCTGGGGCTCAGTGGCGGACAACGCCTGGGACATGGAGGATGCCGAGGTGGTatgccagcagctgggctgcggCTCGGCCGCCGGTGCCTATTATGCCAGCGCCCTCTTCGGCCAAGGGGACGGCCCCATCAACCTGGCTTGGATCGACTGCCGCGGGGACGAGACCGCCCTCTGGAACTGCGAGatccagggatggggaccctACACCGGCCCTCATGGGTCTGACACCGCCGTCATCTGCCAAGGTAGGAGCCAGGCGGCAGGGAGGAATGCGCCAGTCCCGGCACGTCCCCCACCACTGACCCTGTGCCTCTCCTGGCAGGGTTCACCCGGCTGGTCGGCAGCGCCAGCGCCTGCGCCGGGCGGCTGGAGGTGCGGCGGGGCCGAACCTGGACCAGCGTCTGCCAGGACCACGTGGACATCAAGGCCGCCCAGGTGGtgtgccaggagctgggctgtggcaCGGCGCTGGCTGTCGCCGGCTGGTTTGAGGCGGGAACGGGGCCGCTCTGGGAGGGGGGG includes:
- the LOC142602166 gene encoding NACHT, LRR and PYD domains-containing protein 3-like isoform X2, whose product is MGKTMTVRKVMVEWVEGTLYAQFDYVFCIDCKDLAFTKEASLADLISKCCPHRRTPPIGKILDDQQKILFIFDGFEALGLSLVQPTDELSSHPREVKPLETTLMSLLKKTLLPKSSLLITTRPTALQSLGRCLEGQYYAEILGLSAAMREQYFHRYFENYSEADAAFRFARGNEILYSLCVIPVMSWTVCTILEQELHKKKNLVECSKATTQMSVFYLSRLMKCRSRDNPQDLQQFLHKLGSLAADGIWKHKVLFEEREIKDRGLDQPDLLPLFLNEEVSKKGLDHENTYSFTHLHLQEFFAAMFYVLEDNEEMVGDSGALVKDVNMLFESYSKSRKDLNLMVRFLFGLVSQKSIEYADKIIGCRISPQAREDMLRWLQGRHRGISHPSQALKVSDLDTFHFLFEMNEESFVQSALGRFTDLDLQDVNLTLYDQMALSFCIRQWAELGCVTLRGCSFDQDDPGEEPHASVPRSGASGAGGRPHPRVLTERQREELHSPIHPLCRALRHPGSNLRALRLWWCGLSESCCAELAALLAEHPSLARLELGDGTLSDGGVRLLCEGLRQPGCRLRVLRLWYSRLTSACCEDLAAVLGTSPCLEELDLSFSEGLRDAGVQLLCEGLRRRTCRLRTLRLGSCRLTGACCRALAAWLVESPSLACLDLSDNELGADGVLQLCQQLRHPACSLRALGLSTSGLNEEALRELAAVRALKPDLKIGYFLEQDVPQAGAMARLPFHRGVLPGVGDPGGRKVLPAFRRGVPPFGRGPRNSRSQF
- the LOC142602166 gene encoding NACHT, LRR and PYD domains-containing protein 3-like isoform X1, whose product is MAGEERALAVLLQALQGLAPKDFWEFKTKLSEVCAEGGHDIPRDSLAKATKPCTLVSCMGKNYSEDTAMDVAIRLFEEMNQRDLAEKLLGEKVKEYKRKYREHVAREFLRYKDVNSCLGENLSVSSRYTNLTIARKPWSKRGGEHEAVGAGRGCAEVCNGAATVTAQTLFKLDEDGQTLQVVVLVGAPGMGKTMTVRKVMVEWVEGTLYAQFDYVFCIDCKDLAFTKEASLADLISKCCPHRRTPPIGKILDDQQKILFIFDGFEALGLSLVQPTDELSSHPREVKPLETTLMSLLKKTLLPKSSLLITTRPTALQSLGRCLEGQYYAEILGLSAAMREQYFHRYFENYSEADAAFRFARGNEILYSLCVIPVMSWTVCTILEQELHKKKNLVECSKATTQMSVFYLSRLMKCRSRDNPQDLQQFLHKLGSLAADGIWKHKVLFEEREIKDRGLDQPDLLPLFLNEEVSKKGLDHENTYSFTHLHLQEFFAAMFYVLEDNEEMVGDSGALVKDVNMLFESYSKSRKDLNLMVRFLFGLVSQKSIEYADKIIGCRISPQAREDMLRWLQGRHRGISHPSQALKVSDLDTFHFLFEMNEESFVQSALGRFTDLDLQDVNLTLYDQMALSFCIRQWAELGCVTLRGCSFDQDDPGEEPHASVPRSGASGAGGRPHPRVLTERQREELHSPIHPLCRALRHPGSNLRALRLWWCGLSESCCAELAALLAEHPSLARLELGDGTLSDGGVRLLCEGLRQPGCRLRVLRLWYSRLTSACCEDLAAVLGTSPCLEELDLSFSEGLRDAGVQLLCEGLRRRTCRLRTLRLGSCRLTGACCRALAAWLVESPSLACLDLSDNELGADGVLQLCQQLRHPACSLRALGLSTSGLNEEALRELAAVRALKPDLKIGYFLEQDVPQAGAMARLPFHRGVLPGVGDPGGRKVLPAFRRGVPPFGRGPRNSRSQF